The genomic region TGCTTGATCATTCTAATTTTATCGTTTCAGCAATATTACATCATTccttgataataaaaaaaaaaaaaattggtagagTATCTctaaaagagatgtcaaaaaaTTCATATCAACAATGACAGTAAAAAAGACAACATTAGTTTTCTACCAATTATTATGTGGCATGATGTGGATTGGagaacaaaacttaaaaaaaggtaatgctagggagattaaattttgtaaactaaataacatgaaaactgatgattgaattattacttaagcattaATAAACGTGTTGCCCCATAGACTTTCaaacttaaattttagtttAACATCTCCTTTAAAGATGATGTTAAAGAAACCATTCCAGATTCATCATCTTGATTTCTCCACCATGGTTCTCTACACTTACAGTTACCATTAGcctaattatagaaaataacAGATTTAAGCACTAGAATAAATATAGTTAATCATCATTGAACATAACTTGGGATTGTAAACTCAATCGTTAAACATTCATAATTTTACAAGAACTTTCATGTTGAACTTActttagacatcaatgatgaaAATCTAATAGGATATACTCACTTTTTAATTTTAGCCCAATGATATTTTAACACATATTTTATTGCTTTAAAAAACAATAGACatgttgattaatttttttggatGAACTTAAGTACTCATTAGTGACTAAGTGCATTTTTGTTCACCACtttatttatcaccgttagatgagtttgaattttgagatttgtgcttaTCCACTATacgaatctcaaaattcaaactcatctaatggtgataaataggatggtgagcatacactacactaaatggtggtgagcaaaaatactccCTTAGTGACTAGCCTATATATTTACTTTTTGATTTTTGTCCAATGATGTTTTAACACAtgttttatcattttaaaaaataatagacatgttaattaatttttcttgagctttaaaaaacaagaaacatgtGTCAGCATCTAAATGCACATTATTAACTCATGCAAGATTCTTATTTCTAAATGTGGAATAACCTCCCAACAAATTATACGTGCAGAATTACACAATTAACCTCAttatcattgaaactagttcaAAACGTTAAGATTTACAGTAACAATTAATTATCTTTCGTGAAGTATCATTTATGTCGTTTAATTAACGTGTGTTGTTCTTATTATGAGTTTACATATATCAACAATTAACACATGCGCATGAACCATCGTACGAAACAAAGCTATAACATAAAAGAGCTGATTCATGTCGATCAAGCAAAAGGGCTTCAAAAATTATCATGATGAATGATGATTGCAAGGCTTATCTTATGTAATTTGAACTGTAGTTCAAGGTTAAAGTAATGATTAAAGGAGGTGTGATTTGGCTTGGTAAAAGCTAACTGGGCAGTTGCCGCACGAGGAGACAATGCAGGATGGCCGGAGCGTGGAGCGCCACTGCAAACTTGATAGAGGACATCATTATGATGAAACCGCATTAAACTGAATAGGGAAAATTAGTATGCGCGATTGATTATCAGTCGATGTATTAATACCATTTCATTGTTGCGCATGGTTATCAAACGACTCTTAACTTAACATTAGGCTGCATGAGTGATTGAGTTGTTGCGCATTGTGATTGTAAAGCCCACTTGCATCTACAGCTCACCATCACCCATGCTGCGCAAATTACCAAGCTTAGCATAATTCTAGACTAAAAAGTGCAATGTGAAAATAGGGTGTGAGAGGCTTGTTGCTCAATTGATAACGGAACGTTCACCCACGCACAAGGAATCCTGAGTttgattttctctctctaatattTACTTGTATCAAAAGTGTTGTATAACATGTCTCTGAACTATTAgtttattttggatttttatcaCAAGTGGTTTTTGAAATTAACTCATACCAtcaaaatgatttctgaaaatgaaaatcaataaatgtaATATCTCCATATGGGTGTCGCTCAATGTAATACTTCCTTTAGAATTTCGTCAAAATTTATGTTAGTGTGCTAATATGGCATGTTGGTAAACCCACAAATCTTTTAAATATAGCCACATggatatattattaaaaactatataaaagtttaatctgaaatcatttaaaactaaattcaaaatgattagataaaaaaacaaaaagctgtTCAACAAAATAAGAAGCCCCGGTAGAGAACAACTATTTCAGGGTTGCGGTGCAGGTCAGAAGCTAGTGGCTGGGGTGGGAGAGATGGCAAGAGAATTGGCAAATTAAGAAGCCCAGGTCCTGATTATTATCATCCTCGTAATACAAATTTCACGCGCACCGGACGCATCCGTTGCCGCAGCTATCGTCCTGCTCCCGCTTCTGGGGATGCAGAGCCCTCGCATACCCTCCGTGGTCGGCCCGGAAGTTGCTCTTGATGTTGGTGCGAGTGGACAAGGGTAGTCGCGgtgtttgaagaaaaaaaagtcgaGAATTGTTGTTGGCAGCTGGGTTTCGAAGAAGAAAGAAGCCAAGATGATAACAGGCTCATTTGGAtatctttttaaaataaaagagaTTTTGGAGAAACATAAGCACCTGAAGTGCCTCCCACAATAAGCACTAGTTATATACTTcgtttttaagtgatttttcaagatttactttatttttacaAAGAACTCTTTTCAAAAATGATTTCACcaaatcttttaattttttatttactcattttgaatttggttttaaatgatttcaaattaaatttttgtGTAGGTTTTAATGATTTGTCTATGTGGTTATATTTAATAAACTTGCATATGTGCTATATCAACACACTAatagaaattttaacgaaattttaacagaatgaatacattgatttgcaacatcCATTTTCAAAAGCTACAtggattaattttcaatttcaaaaattatcTTAAGAGTGTGTATCAGTTTCAAGGACCACTAATAATAAAAACCCGTTTAATTTTTATACAAGTAGTATTCCAACTTGCATAGAAGACAattccaacttgaatgcacaaggAGAGCACATCTACTCTAACCATTATGGCTCGACAACACCTGCCCCTAATCATCATTTAGAAGTCAAATTTTGGATGGCCATTTGGCTCCCATTACCATTTCGTTATGGAGCACAAGTGTACGATGCCATTGGAGGGATTCAACTTTCATAAAGCAAACACATATGGTATGTTCAATGTCTCCGACTCCGCTGGTTTCTTTGACTTGCAATTCTACATAACTCAGATGAATTTAAATTACAAAATCTAtcttcatttcttcatacaaacaCAACGCAGTGAAAAGAATCATAGAGGCACTGATCCGTAAAATACGACTTCAGCCGGGCCTGTCATGTAGATGTGATTGTTCTCCTCTCTCCACTCAATCTGCAACGGCCCTCCAGGTAGATCAACCGTGCAATTCTACGTCCAAATGATAAGCATAAAAATGATGAGCGAAGTGGACAGCAAGTAAAAGAAACTACGGTAACAATGAAGTGACCTGGAATTTCACGATAGATGAATAAGCAACAGTCAAAGACACTAAACTTTCCCCACATTACGTGTAGGAAATCACGCGGCTGTTGAGTTGTTAGGCCACATGTATCAGACTATCCACCTCTGGTTTTTCATGGTGGGTACCGCGCATGGGAGGGGTATGGCACTTATAAAAGTGACCAACGTATCGTGGCAATGTAACAGAAATAGTGATGCAAAGAATGCCAAAACTAGAATTGTAGTATGCATAGGCTATAGCATTACTCTTCTTAAAATTGGATGTTAAAGATAAAAACTGATAGATGAAAGTggaacaatttcattttcatgtgAAAAAATAAACCATCTATATTAAATTCTTTTAatatatccaaaaaaaaaaaatgccaaaaCTTACTCGCTCAGCACGACCCTCAAGAACTGCAGCAACAACTACAGCACAAGCACCAGTTCCGCAAGCAAGTGTTGCTCCTGcaatgaaaaataattatacttcccattaaaaaaaaaactggattTGGTATCAGATCAAGGTATAATAACTTCTTCTTTGGTTGCAACAGAACTAACCTGCCCCACGCTCCCAAACACGCATCTTTAGGTGTGAAGGCGTGAAAACTTGCACAAATTCTGTCGATCACAATCAAATGGGAATTGTGAATACAAAATCAACGCTTCAGAACAATGACAAATAAAGAACAAGACAGGACCAAAGGATCCAAGAACTTTGATTGAAATCAAATATTTCATTTGCACTAGAATATGTAGCATGATCATTATTGAATCGTGAAACTGTGTTTCAAGCTCTAAGCAAGATTGGAGACGGAAGCTTCAAGCACCCAATATCATATTTGGAGTTCAGCATAAAAGCTATGAGTAGCTGTTTTCGAATAATATTCCACTCTAACTTTGTAAATTCAAAGAAAAGGTGTCAGTGCCAGACAATTTTGTGAGTATGTCTTTTTCAAAGTATATCTTAAAATATCCACCGCAAGCAAGCACTATTccaatacttttaaaatgaagaATACCAGAAATCTCAAAGTTCAAATTTATGCATGGTCAATCATCTGTCATGTCAACAGGTGTAAGCAATGGACAagcacccaaaaaataaaaccctatcATCTGCAGCATGTAATAGTGCTCTTACTTAACAATATGCCAAATCTAACTgctccaaaaaaaataaataaatagcatTTCCACAGACAAATAAATCCAAACCTGTGTTAGTTCGTGCTGGAAACACCTCATGATTCTCAAATTTGGGACCGATGTCAGCTAACATCAATTCATCAACCTTCATATTCTGTTCAATTAACAAAAACATGAAGTCACAAGCAGAAACTACGGATTTTTTGAGCGTTCCAATGTTTTGAAATGGATGCGATATGCTGGAGGAAACTATTAATCAATCATCTTTATTCCACCCACATTGTGTCATTCAATTGAGATAGAACAGAAGCATTATAGAGAAGACAATTGAGAGAAATGTCTGCAACATAAGCCTTGCAAAAGTGAATACGTTCCCAGTTATTCATAAGAGTGAATATGTCCCAAGTTATTCTAGCAATAATTACCTGGCCTCCTTCTGTACCAAAAGTTACACAATGTGGATTTCCCATACTAACACAAGTTACATTCCAGGTTACTCCATCTACATTGAGACCCGACTTAACGACAGATTGATCTTTGTTTGCAGGCAGTCTTGTAGGTACATCTGATGCCTTAAGAATCGGTTCCCCCATATCAACTTTGACCTGTAATTAAGAAAATTGATGTCTGCTAAAGTCAAGATGAACATCCAATACTTAACACATGATGAAGGCATCCAGAGGGGCAATTAACATTGtcataaaattttcaaagtcACATGCCTTGCAAAATGTTAGACATATCAATGCGAAATACTTTACTTGAACTGGAACATAATATAAACAAGAATATACCTTCCCATCTTCTTGAATTTCAGGAATAATTAGACCGGCACCAGTATGAATTTTAAAGCTGCAATTGTTTACATATACCATTGTTAGAAATTTACACCCATTCATATGTGCCTaaataaattttactttttgatgTTAAATTCAAACAACAACTAAA from Pyrus communis chromosome 9, drPyrComm1.1, whole genome shotgun sequence harbors:
- the LOC137744952 gene encoding diaminopimelate epimerase, chloroplastic-like produces the protein MGAIAAAISLPFTSPTRRSLTFLTASRRPSSPILKLNSPSAAASPRAPTLRVSAVSSSMSVEAVEKASPAAFLDRREAGFLHFVKYHGLGNDFILVDNRDSSEPKISPEQAAKLCDRNFGIGADGVIFALPGINGTDYTMRIFNSDGSEPEMCGNGVRCFARFIAELENLQGKHSFKIHTGAGLIIPEIQEDGKVKVDMGEPILKASDVPTRLPANKDQSVVKSGLNVDGVTWNVTCVSMGNPHCVTFGTEGGQNMKVDELMLADIGPKFENHEVFPARTNTEFVQVFTPSHLKMRVWERGAGATLACGTGACAVVVAAVLEGRAERNCTVDLPGGPLQIEWREENNHIYMTGPAEVVFYGSVPL